The uncultured Methanobrevibacter sp. genome has a segment encoding these proteins:
- the fbp gene encoding fructose-1,6-bisphosphate aldolase/phosphatase yields MKTTVSVIKADIGSVSGHCVAHPELMDICDEVLNEALEAGILKDYYISRCGDDIDLIMTHDKGVENEEVHETAYNAFMKATERARELKLYGAGQDLLSDTFSGNIKGMGPGVAEIEFEERPSDPVLIFCCDKTEPGAFNLPVFRIFADPFNTAGLVIDPSLHDGFKFEVFDVIEHRKVILNCPEEMYDLLALIGSTGRYVIKRVWKKNGEIAAAISTERLNLMAGEYVGKDDPVCIVRAQSGFPANGECVDPFAFPHMVSGWMRGSHNGPMMPVSEAEANPIRFDGPPRVVGLGFQVANGELIGPVDLFDDPAFDPTREQAAKIATYIRRHGPFEPHRLPAEEMEYTSLPGVMEKLESRFEDMDD; encoded by the coding sequence ATGAAAACTACAGTTAGTGTAATTAAAGCTGATATTGGAAGTGTGTCCGGACACTGTGTCGCACACCCAGAATTAATGGATATTTGTGATGAAGTTTTAAACGAAGCTTTAGAAGCAGGTATCTTAAAAGATTACTATATATCCCGTTGTGGGGACGACATTGACTTAATCATGACTCACGACAAAGGTGTAGAAAACGAAGAAGTGCACGAAACTGCATACAATGCATTCATGAAAGCTACTGAAAGAGCACGTGAATTAAAATTATACGGTGCAGGTCAAGACTTATTATCTGACACATTCTCTGGAAACATCAAAGGTATGGGTCCTGGTGTAGCAGAAATCGAATTTGAAGAAAGGCCATCTGACCCTGTTCTCATATTCTGCTGTGACAAAACCGAACCTGGTGCATTCAACTTGCCAGTATTCAGAATCTTTGCAGACCCATTCAACACTGCAGGATTAGTTATTGACCCATCCTTACACGATGGATTCAAATTTGAAGTATTCGATGTAATCGAACACAGAAAAGTTATTCTCAACTGTCCTGAAGAAATGTACGACTTACTCGCATTAATCGGTTCCACCGGAAGATATGTTATCAAAAGAGTATGGAAGAAAAACGGTGAAATCGCAGCTGCAATAAGTACCGAAAGATTAAACTTAATGGCTGGAGAATACGTTGGTAAAGACGACCCAGTATGTATCGTAAGAGCACAATCTGGTTTCCCTGCAAACGGTGAATGTGTAGATCCATTTGCATTCCCACACATGGTAAGCGGATGGATGAGAGGATCCCACAACGGTCCAATGATGCCTGTATCCGAAGCAGAAGCAAACCCAATCAGATTCGACGGACCACCTAGAGTAGTCGGATTAGGTTTCCAAGTAGCTAACGGTGAATTGATCGGACCAGTCGACTTATTCGACGACCCAGCATTCGACCCAACCCGTGAACAAGCTGCTAAAATCGCAACTTACATCAGAAGACACGGTCCATTTGAACCTCACAGATTACCTGCTGAAGAAATGGAATACACTTCACTTCCTGGTGTAATGGAAAAATTAGAATCCAGATTTGAAGACATGGATGATTAG